The genomic region AAAATCGTCTGGTCTTTGAAGGGGTTGTTTTTGATGTGGAGCAAAAAGTGACCAGAACAGGGCGTGTTTTGATCAACTTTAAAATGACTGACTACACTTCAAGTTTTTCTATGCAAAAGTGGGTTAAGAACGAGGAAGAGGCCCAGAAGTTTGACCTAATTAAGAAAAATTCTTGGCTCCGAGTTCGTGGGAATGTGGAGATGAATAACTTCACACGTGATTTGACTATGAACGTACAGGATGTGCAGGAAGTTGTTCACTATGAGCGGAAGGATTTGATGCCAGAAGGAGAGCGTCGAGTTGAGTTTCATGCTCATACTAACATGTCGACTATGGATGCTCTGCCAGAGGTCGAAGAAATCGTTGCGACAGCTGCTAAGTGGGGACACAAGGCGGTTGCCATCACGGACCATGGGAATGTCCAGTCCTTCCCACACGGCTATAAGGCTGCTAAGAAAGCGGGAATCCAGCTAATCTATGGAATGGAAGCCAATATCGTGGAGGACCGTGTCCCTATCGTCTATAACGAAGTGGAGATGGACTTGTCAGAAGCGACCTACGTGGTCTTTGACGTGGAAACGACAGGACTTTCAGCTATCTATAATGACTTGATTCAGGTTGCAGCTTCTAAGATGTACAAGGGGAATGTCATTGCTGAATTTGATGAATTTATCAATCCTGGGCATCCCTTGTCAGCTTTTACTACTGAGTTGACTGGAATTACAGATGATCATGTCAAAAATGCCAAGCCACTGGAACAAGTTTTGCAAGAATTCCAAGAATTTTGTAAGGATACGGTCCTAGTCGCCCACAATGCCACCTTTGACGTTGGCTTTATGAATGCCAACTATGAACGTCATGGTCTGCCAAAGATTAGTCAGCCAGTTATTGATACGCTCGAGTTTGCTAGAAATCTCTATCCTGAGTATAAACGTCATGGTTTGGGGCCTTTGACCAAGCGTTTTGGTGTGGCCTTAGAGCATCACCACATGGCCAACTACGATGCGGAAGCTACAGGTCGCCTGCTTTTCATCTTTATCAAAGAAGTAGCAGAAAAACATGGTGTGACCGATCTAGCTAGACTCAATATTGATTTGGTTAGTCCAGATTCTTATAAAAAAGCTCGAATCAAGCATGCGACCATTTATGTCAAGAATCAGGTAGGTCTAAAAAATATCTTTAAGTTGGTTTCTTTGTCCAATACCAAATACTTTGAAGGGGTGCCACGAATTCCGAGAACGGTTCTAGATGCCCATCGGGAGGGCTTGATTTTAGGCTCAGCCTGTGCAGAAGGTGAAGTTTTTGATGCAGTCGTTTCCCAGGGCGTGGATGCGGCGGTTGAGGTGGCCAAGTATTATGACTTTATCGAGGTCATGCCACCAGCTATCTATGCTCCCTTGATTGCCAAGGAGCAGGTTAAGGATATGGAAGAACTCCAGACCATTATCAAAAGTTTGATAGAGGTTGGAGAACGCCTTGGTAAGCCCGTTTTGGCTACGGGAAATGTCCACTATATCGAACCAGAAGAAGAAATTTACCGTGAAATTATTGTCCGTAGTTTGGGACAGGGAGCTATGGTTAACCGAACTATCGGTCATGGGGAACATGCCCAACCAGCTCCTCTTCCGAAGGCTCATTTTCGAACAACCAATGAGATGTTGGATGAATTTGCCTTCTTGGGAGAGGAATTAGCTCGGAAATTGGTTATTGAAAACACCAATGCCTTGGCAGATATCTTTGAACCTGTTGAGGTTGTTAAGGGGGACTTGTATACGCCTTTCATCGACAAGGCTGAAGAAACAGTTGCCGAGTTGACCTATAAGAAGGCCTTTGAGATTTATGGAAATCCGCTGCCAGATATTGTCGATTTGCGGATTGAAAAAGAATTGACTTCCATTCTGGGGAATGGATTTGCCGTGATTTATCTGGCATCGCAGATGCTGGTGCTACGTTCCAATGAACGGGGCTACTTGGTTGGTTCTCGTGGGTCTGTAGGATCTAGTTTTGTTGCGACCATGATTGGTATTACAGAGGTCAATCCTCTCTCTCCTCACTATGTCTGTGGTCAATGTCAATACAGTGAGTTTATCACCGATGGTTCGTACGGTTCAGGATTTGATATGCCTAATAAGGACTGCCCAAAGTGTGGTCACAAACTCAGCAAAAATGGGCAGGATATTCCGTTTGAAACCTTCCTTGGTTTTGATGGAGACAAGGTTCCTGATATTGACTTGAACTTCTCGGGAGAAGATCAACCTAGCGCCCATTTGGATGTGCGTGATATCTTTGGTGAGGAATATGCCTT from Streptococcus mitis NCTC 12261 harbors:
- a CDS encoding PolC-type DNA polymerase III, whose product is MSNSFEILMNQLGMPAEMRQAPALAQADIERVVVHKISKVLEFHFVFSNILPIEIFLELKKGLREEFFKTGNKAIFEIKTLSQEFSNQLLQSYYREAFSEGPCSSQGFKSLYQNLQVRAEGNQLFIEGSEAIDKEHFKKNHLPNLAKQLEKFGFPTFNCQVEKNDMLTHEQEEAFQAENEQIVQAANEEALRAMEQLEQMAPPPAEEKPSFDFQAKKAAAKPKLDKAEITPMIEVTTEENRLVFEGVVFDVEQKVTRTGRVLINFKMTDYTSSFSMQKWVKNEEEAQKFDLIKKNSWLRVRGNVEMNNFTRDLTMNVQDVQEVVHYERKDLMPEGERRVEFHAHTNMSTMDALPEVEEIVATAAKWGHKAVAITDHGNVQSFPHGYKAAKKAGIQLIYGMEANIVEDRVPIVYNEVEMDLSEATYVVFDVETTGLSAIYNDLIQVAASKMYKGNVIAEFDEFINPGHPLSAFTTELTGITDDHVKNAKPLEQVLQEFQEFCKDTVLVAHNATFDVGFMNANYERHGLPKISQPVIDTLEFARNLYPEYKRHGLGPLTKRFGVALEHHHMANYDAEATGRLLFIFIKEVAEKHGVTDLARLNIDLVSPDSYKKARIKHATIYVKNQVGLKNIFKLVSLSNTKYFEGVPRIPRTVLDAHREGLILGSACAEGEVFDAVVSQGVDAAVEVAKYYDFIEVMPPAIYAPLIAKEQVKDMEELQTIIKSLIEVGERLGKPVLATGNVHYIEPEEEIYREIIVRSLGQGAMVNRTIGHGEHAQPAPLPKAHFRTTNEMLDEFAFLGEELARKLVIENTNALADIFEPVEVVKGDLYTPFIDKAEETVAELTYKKAFEIYGNPLPDIVDLRIEKELTSILGNGFAVIYLASQMLVLRSNERGYLVGSRGSVGSSFVATMIGITEVNPLSPHYVCGQCQYSEFITDGSYGSGFDMPNKDCPKCGHKLSKNGQDIPFETFLGFDGDKVPDIDLNFSGEDQPSAHLDVRDIFGEEYAFRAGTVGTVAAKTAYGFVKGYERDYGKFYRDAEVERLAQGAAGVKRTTGQHPGGIVVIPNYMDVYDFTPVQYPADDVTAEWQTTHFNFHDIDENVLKLDVLGHDDPTMIRKLQDLSGIDPNEIPMDDEGVMALFSGTDVLGVTPEQIGTPTGMLGIPEFGTNFVRGMVDETHPTTFAELLQLSGLSHGTDVWLGNAQDLIKQGIADLSTVIGCRDDIMVYLMHAGLEPKMAFTIMERVRKGLWLKISEEERNGYIEAMKANKVPEWYIESCGKIKYMFPKAHAAAYVMMALRVAYFKVHHPIYYYCAYFSIRAKAFDIKTMGAGLDAIKRRMEEISEKRKNNEASNVEIDLYTTLEIVNEMWERGFKFGKLDLYRSQAIEFLIDGDTLIPPFVAMDGLGENVAKQLVRAREEGEFLSKTELRKRGGLSSTLVEKMDEMGILGNMPEDNQLSLFDELF